In Festucalex cinctus isolate MCC-2025b chromosome 1, RoL_Fcin_1.0, whole genome shotgun sequence, the sequence AGAGGCTGGCAAGCTGAGGCTCATCGAACAAACGGGcctgaaacaagaaaacaagaacGGAGACGCGCAGGCCCGAACTTAAAAGTTAGACCGAAACAATCGAAAGGCGTCTGTGATAAATGACAGCAATCTGACTTTTactttggagtcagccagtcctccctcaaaGGTCCAAAACACATTGCGTCTTAGGCTTTACGCAATCACGATTTTTGGGGCTGATTAGCGAGTATTAAAAATGATTACCAATCCGTTCACGAGCTGGAGcaatatttctatttaaataaCTTATTTGGCTTATATGGCTGGTTTTAAAAAACGGTATAATTGATATTGAATCgactttccttttcaagcccgatATTGACTCACAAAACCATGAACCGattatttttaaagggatacttcacttatttagcccattatagcaataaaaaattaatattttgtcgataattaaatACTAATTTTCCCACGTACAAGTAATACTTTTAGAAAACAATTTTGACACtggttgtcgactgaaaatgacatcacgtgctCAGTgctcaacgaccaatcacagctcacctgttttctcgggttggtcatgtgacattgacaagctgagctgtgattggttacctgagccctgaggcacaacattgtgatgtcattttcagttgactgcaagttgcaaaatgtgttgtttttttttaaaaaggtactaaatgcacatgaaaaataatgaaaatctcatttattatagacaaaatattaacgtttaaCTGCTAAAAAtgcctaaataagtaaagtatctctttaatctCTTTTCCCATAGAATTTTAAAAGCCATTTTTTTATCTTACTGTTTTGTGGAAATTtagtactgttcacatgaaattaaaagtatttttgtacGTTTCTGAAAGAACTGACTTACTGCACttgaagacaattcagaatatttttttaatttatatttacaattgaatTAGACTAAGGGAATTATTTTCATcgcatccttgctgatgtcaatatttgtgttactttcatgaataaacaaaataattttaacCGGTTATTGCCTCCgcaaaattttatttgtaatttaatgtgTGTGGCTTTTTTATCATATCCTcgatctttaaagggatacttgactcattgaataaTTTTCCGCAGTGaataagttcatattttgtccggaatgaatttgataacttcattatttctcatgtccaattaatacctttacaaagtaatttttctacttgctgtcgactgatgatgacatcacatgttcTGAGGAAGTAGGCAACATCCAatctggctcacctgttttctgggtttggtcagtaaactgagccatgattggtcgttatctacttcctcagcactggtgatgtcatcatcagtcgacagcaagtagaaaaattactttttaaaagtgttaattgtacatgaaaaataatgaagtttccacattaattatagacaaaataagtaactttttgctgctgaaaatggcccaatgagtcaagtatccctttaagaagaaTTAACGtcacataattaattaatatcggATGAAGTAAaccgaatcgaactgaactcttttgAATCAAAAGTGAACCAATTAAGGCATTTAGATACCCAGTCCTATTGTTTACTATatatttgatgtatttattgatttaaatggggAAAGTGTATGATTGAACGTTACACGTGCATATGCCAGATTATAGCCCTTGACTTGTTTCTATTTATAGCCCCACGGCAGGTTATACAATTTTATGTAAAACGTGTAAACTGTCAACAGAAGCATTCTCAAACTTTTTTGCCAATGTTTGGAAGGAaattgatgagaaaaaaaaattgatttgaatATGAAACATTTATTCCTTAACAAACGAGCAGAACTTGATTTTTACGAAACAATGTAGCTGCTTTCAAAACGCACaatagaaaaatattaaaatactttAGTTGGAACGGTTTCAATTGATTTGGATGACCTCATCAATGCTAATAGCTAATATTATTGCTAATATTGTCTGACCTGCGTGAGCAGCATGAAGGCGTTGTCGGCTCTCAGGTTCTTCTTGAGGAACTCCACGCAGTGCGCCTCCAGGGCTGGGACGGCGTACTTTTTGGCGGTATAAAGTGTGGTCATCACCGTCTCGGGCCCGATCTGAACCTCATCCGAGTACAGAAACCTGCACAGTGGATCCATTTTAAGTACCATCACCGGATTTCAGTCAGGCTAAACTTTTCACTCGCACATCTCTCACTTGGAAAGCCTcattactagggatgggcgagtaccgataccaggtatcggtatcgggccgataccagccttttttcaagtactcgagtactcgtgacgcagacgagtacaagcgaccgaagacgttaagtgagtcctccttgcctgtaagtggcgctagcttgcagcagtttttcaccaaaacttcaccggtttggaaatacttcaaaattgtaaatcttaaactaaaagagcatttttgtgttttattttgagcattaagactattgaagagtgactgtgcccgtttttttttgggtccaaattaaaggaaatatatttgtttagaaatatattttagtgattttttttttatttgtcaaaatgtactactggtatcggcagttggtatcggtatcggtgagtactgagggtctgagtatcggtatcggtctgaaaaaagtggtatcgaacatcccgacTCATTGCCTtcaaatgtggatttttttctcTATAACATATTTTTGATTGAACAAGGTTTTCCGACGCCACAAGCATTTCcagtagtgttcattttatccgccatttttaaatttagtctcatgtTCAATCATGttcaatcatgcttgttagtgtttttttgttgttttttaatcatagttagtcaacctcatcccgtttttatttagtccatttttagtcgactataaagctagcattttagtctttattttagtccaagaaaacaaatttatttgtctagttttaaacaacaaaatacgacggcgtattagggccacgtacaaatatatatatatatatatattttttttttagagggcggggggcaatatgatgagaacaaaagtggcaaatttgccactttataaattagcaaatttgccactttttttctcgtcgcGCGGCTGTTTGTGTCAAGTGTGGTGCCGGCCGGCAGAAATTAAACGCATGTGTCACGCTACAcaagtcacagtttgcaaaaGAAGAACtcattaaaatgtacttttcggtCGGGTCTTCAAACAAGGAAAtactaattgctttagcagagattaacaatatcatagttgccagtttattgattggcaaatttgccactttttttctagtcatattaattcatttgctcccaataacgtgtaaatacgtttttttaatttgttttaagtgtcccaaagacgtatttatacgttttattatttttgttttttttatgctagagcatgcagaaggctttgatgcagcctctcaactgcaaagaacgtttgcagaaatggtagttattacacaaacggccagcaggtggcagcagagcaaaggagatcaaccagagccatgtagaaaaaaaaaaaaaaagcaaaattacttacaattttgaatagatttgtgaaaactgatgaaacttagctctcttctaatgataattgctgcaaaacggaaacagatagaaacatacttttttttcctgatgaaagaagagactttaatctttcttttgataggttccatgcttttatagcaatagaacacaatattctttgggacttgcaaaatcagtcaaaatccagtaaaacagccgggagcgaacgggattgcgaaatgtgaaaatggcggcgagtgaatgagttaaatattggcaaatttgccactcttTTTCTCGtcttattaaaaagtggcaaatttgccacttttttcctcatcatattaactcattcactgccattgacggaaaaagacgtcaaatgatgcatttttttttctggtctggcaatgaatgtgttaataaataacttaaaaaaaaatatcaaagtggcccttgcagctttctatttttctgtatgtggccctcagaggaaaaattttggacacccctgctgtacattatatcaacaatttataattgctttattgatttttaccatgtttaactcattcactgccattgacgggaaaagacgtcaaatgatgcattttttttctggtctggcaatgaatgtgttaaaagttgccacttttaaaaactttttttttttttcatcatattgcccccgctctctaaaaaaatatatagatttcTACGTGGCACTAATATGCCATCggaacaaaaactgtcaacattttagtctacttTTTGCCAGGACAATCACTTaactcttgtattttttttgtcagcagattatgttgaacatttcagatctaaaactatttcacatcaaattttctctcatctttttgatgataatagtgacagattagcacaggcaagattttacaaaatcatgtaaTTTCCGTCTCgtctttgttcatgaactaaaatgtccatagattttagtccagtttttattaagtgaaggacattttcgtctcgtcttcattagtcgacgaaaacgcacactgatttagtcccacttattgtttattaatgagggttttagtctactTTTAGTgagttgaaaaatgtgttgacgaaattatttttgtgtagtttccgttgacgaaatgaacactaaTTTCCAGCATCCTATAACCCAATTGTTTTACTGAATCACATTTTCATCAGCACAGGGCCAACAAGGATTTGTTTACATGTCAATTTAATCAGTCCTGCTGCTCCGTGTTACTTAAACTATAATAGCAATGGAACTATTTCAACAAATCAGATTTTATTTTGCGACCCTTGTGGCACACGCACACGTCCTTCTTACTTTAACAGCGCCAGAAAGGCGGCTGGCTCCACGTCGGGAAGCTCGATTTCCGTCGACGTCGTCGCCATTCCGCCGTTGAACATCGCGTCAAACACGGCGCTTCCGACTGCCAGAACAAACCTAAACGGTGCGAAGTGAGAACCGGCCGATCAGACGAAAAGTGTCATCGTGAAAGCTTTGCGGTCAACTTCCAGCTTACCTGTGTGCAGGTATCCTCTGAACGCCCATCCCTTTGCCCACCAAGAAGTGAACGTCACTGAGCACTTCGTTGTTGAACAGAAACGCAAACCTCTCCTTCACGGTGCTCTTTGTCGCCTGCCAGTTGTACACCGGCTCACGGTACACCAGCACGGACGCGGCGGCcggagcggcggcggcggcggcgggtgctgccgccgccgccgccgccggggtCGCGTTCGACGCCGCGATAGCTGCCATGTTGGACGCCGGGGTGGCCATGCCCCCGGTGGCCGCCGCACTCGCGGTCGGCGCCTGAAGGGAGCCCTGGGCGCTCGGTGGAGCTCCGGAGGTCAGGACGCCGTTGCCGTCGAGGCCGCCAGGCCCCAGCTGCGGGTTGGAGCGCCGAGTAGCTCCCTGCGCACCGCCAGCCGAACCCATCGCTCCTCCGTTGGACGCCGGCATCGAGAAAACGCTGTTGCTGGGTTGGCTGTTGCCCAGTGGACCCGGGCCGGCGAAGTTGAGGCACGGAGGCCTGCCACTGTTCTCACCAGCAGCCATCTTACATGTAGCATAGGCGTAAACAACGCGCTTCTTCTTGTTGATATCGACGTCAACACGTTATTGCAGCGCCCCCTACAGCCGAGCTCTAACTTTGACGATGCaataatttcaaaaaaataaatacattttaagatCACCGTGCATGGTTAAAAGtcaaatgtcaaatgtaaacttctgctggctattttttgtccttttcttcattttatattttgtaattttgtctGATTTGTAGACACTCATCCATTGTACACTGTATAatgaaatacagtgttccctcgttttccgctggggtgaggttccaaaaaatacccgcaataaatgaaatccgcgaagtagttagctttatgttttacaactcttataaatgttttaaggctctaaaatccccgaccgcacaatttatacacttttctcattgaggcatttacatgttctcacatttctctcttgttcaaacattgacaatgttcaaaccttcagaaattttataaaatgggtatattactgcaaaaaaaaaaaaatgcaaaattgcacttaaaaaaaaaatctgcgatacaacgagaccgcgaaaagtgaaccgcgttgtagcgagggaagactgtaatccATCCGTTATATGAACCGAGAGTCGCTGGCGTTTTCGGACAGTAGgcgtacaccttgaactggttgccagccaattgcaggggaaaaaaaataatctcaaaataatttttaaatcgGGGTGTGTATCTTTCAATGAAAAGAAAGACAATTTGATACATATCCATCTTGATATACTGGCGTATGATACAATTTGATTTGATAGGGTACTGTAGCTTTTGTCATGACATGTAATAACatcgccccccaaaaaatatttattcaccattattatgaagagaaattgtgtttctttAGTTGTAAAGCGTTTATTTATatctttgcatatctagaaaaagCTCTACAGTACATAAACTAATTTATTATTCGTAGTGGAAACTAttttttcaacatgttttttttttgtttgtttttttaactacgTGAGCCAcaccaaatgttatttttatacagttTTTCACTAAATGACGCCAGTCTGGCTGCATTCTTGGTATTAATAAGTAACAGCAAATTATTATAAGATTTCAATTCCTTTTTCCAATGAGCAATATTTAGTTTTgttctaaagaaatgacatttgtgTATATAGTGCTTACCTagtaaaataatattgtttATGCAAAAGTTATAAttattctctaaaaaaaaaaaaacatttaatatccGTGATGGTAAGATTACCAATCTGTGTCCCTTTAGAACAAATCCAATGTTGAAAGTCAAACCAACATTTTTTAACATACTCGCATAAAAAGCATGCATTTTACAAATTCATATTACAGTAAATCCATGTGTAAAAATACTGTTTATTTGAACAGAAACAAACTGGAAGCTGTGGATACcagaatcattttttaaaaagaaactaaTGGTGCAAATATAAACAAATCTACAGAACAACTTGCATATTATATATCCTCTAAATCTTAAACTTGTAGATCCAACAGTCCTTTACTGAGTACTTGAACTACAATTTAggatggctcagtggtagaggtTGTCTTACAACTGTGAGGTTGTTGGTTCGATCCTAGTGCCGTGTGATGCTAtcaaataggggtgtgaattgcccagtacctgacgattcgatccgtatcacgattcataggtcacgatttgattcgctaccaattaatcccaatacgaatttataagtcgattgttgcgattttttttttaactcaaatttagaaagtaCTAaccagtaaatttgtacatgtgcactgtaagatttgtatgcaaatgtttttatttattatttatttatctgaaacgtcAGTCTTATagctgtgagccactgtatttaacaaacatgttgcaatctgtttcatatttgaacagctttgaaataaaatattaaggctaaatgttccattaattaatataacatttttccatgattaaaggtgtgaaccctaaccctaataagacgttttgttgaatgtttttcccatcaaaaatggaggtttaaaaatcgattcggccgcctattgaatcgattcgagaattgtgagatgtaatatcgcgatatattgccgaatcgattttttttttaacacccctactatcaaAGATTCTTGAGCAAGGTAATGAAAGTACAGTTGTTCCTAATGCTGTGTAATCAGTATGTGGAAggagtacagtcttccctcgctataacgcggttcacttttcgcggtctcgctgtatcgcggatttttttttaagtgcaattttgctttttttttttttacagtaatatacccattttataaaatttatgaaggtttgaacattgtcaatgtttgaacaagagagaaatgtgagaacatgtaaatgcctcaatgagaaaagtgtataaattgtgcggtcggggattttagagccttaaaacatttataagagttgtaaaacataaagctaactacttcgcggatttcatttattgcgggtattttttggaacctaaccccagcggaaaaccagGGAACACTGTAGTCAAAATGCAAAGCTCTTTGAGGGAAAGATAGGAAAGCACTATTTTACCATAGAAATAgcatttttcaaatgtaaattttccagtataacattattattttttaaatgttaaaacttttttttttttccaaacagtaaaatattggattaagtaattgtaaaatcaacagtgtcaacacattttttttttgtaaacagtaAACGTATAAAATGTGTTACCGTAATTTAACGGTCCACTTTCCTTTTTCGGCAACCACAGCTGCCGGTATTTTAccgtaaaaacagcattttttttttttttctttttacagcgCATTGACGTCCCATCACGTTGCCCATCCCGCCAGTGACGTCACAGCGGCGAGGGGAGCTGTCCTGCTGAAACAAGATGGCTGTGCGGGCGGGAGGAGCGGCGGCGAGCTGAGGCAATGCAGGGGAGCTACCAAAAGTGGACACAGGGTACTTCTACTACCCCTGTGCCGAGCAGCAGACGACAGCCGCGCGTAGCCAGGCGAGGAGCTTTGATTTGAGAGAACACTTCGGTTTcctgcccccccccctctctacAAATTCGCCTTTCAGCAGTCAGACGGAGCGAGACTGCAAATCACGGTTCGGCCAGGCAAGTAAAGCGGCTGCTCAGCGGAGGACAGCCGGGAACCCTCACGGCCACGCAACAGAGATGTCCCTACTATGCGTGGGAGGTAAGATGGAAATGAAGCGTTTATTTTGGCTTCGCACTTGCTCGTGTATGTgtgttgttgtatttatttattttttagtactgCACCAAGCTGTGTGACAAACTCTTTACTCTTGTGGCGTCGCCGAAACACGTTTGGGAGCTGCTttggtgtggtggtggtggtggtggggggcggTCATGACCGGACTATGTCGTCAAAAGTACCTTTAAAGATAGAGTTGAGCAAACGTGTATTGTATGACTGGCCTTATCACGTGACTGACAAGGTTGTCTTCAGTGTGTAATGTAACGCGCGTGGGCAGACGTGTACGGGGTTGAGACAGGAAAGTGGAAAAGCCCCCTTGCCGTCCGTTGCCGCGTCGGTGTCGGTGCCGCTGCCGCCTCCCTCCTTCCGCCGCTCGGATGTAGTCGTGAGGGAATACTCGCCTGCTGGAGGGAGGTGCGCGTCACTTCTCAAcgacccccccaccaccaccccgaAGCGATGCGTCATCTCCTCCCACCCGActtcccgaaaaaaaaaaaaaaaaaaaaaaaaaaggcacctgATGCTGGTGCTCCTCAGAGTCATGAATAAGCATCTGCTACAAttgcccatttaaaaaaaaaccccgctatAGCTAGAATGATTCAAGTGATtccccccaaacacacacactcctcCTCCCGCCTCTCTCATTGATTTTATGAAGTGCTACAGAAATACTTTAATGACGTATTGGTAGTTGGATCCTTGAGCAAGGCATTGCAGCCGAAACTGCTTGGACATGTTTTGTGTGCATATGACAGTTGATGCATTCGGGCGAGTGTATGATTATGATGccaccagaaaagaaaatgaaaaagtcaACACTGGAGGGTACAATCttcaaacttttgatttttgataTACGTCCACCTTAGATGGTTTTCCTTGGGtccgtatctatctatctacctaccCACCCACCtatatatacattaggggtgtgaattgcctagtacctgacgattcgattcgtatcacgattcacaggtcacgattcgattcgatgccgattaatcccgatacgaatttataagtcgattgttgcgattttttttcattcaaatttagaaaatactaatcagtaagcttgtagagtgtaagatttatatgaaaatgtattatttatttatctgaaatttcagtcttatagaggttgtaatctgtttcatgtttgaacagcattaaaataaaatattaaggcttaatgttccgttcatataacattcttccatgctcaaggtgtgaatccttaaaaaaaaaaaaaaaaaaaaaatcgattctgccgattattgaatcgattcgagaatcgcgcgatgtagtatcgcgatatatcgccgaatcgattttttttaacacccctaatatatatatatatatatatatatatatatatatatatatatatatatatatatatatatatatatatgtctccggttcgagtccaggctcggaccttcctgggtggagtttgcatgttctccccgtgcccgcgtgggtcttctccgggtactccggtctcctcccacgttccaaagacatgcatggcaggttaattgggcgctccgaattgtcgataggtgtgcttgtgagtgtggatggttgttcgtctctgtgtgccctgcgattggttggcaaccagtccagggtgtcccccgccaactgcccagaagccagctgagataggctccagcagcccccgcgacccttgtgaggaataagcggtcaagaaaatgtatatatatatatatatatatatatatatatatatatatattaggggtgttaaaaaatcgattcagcgatatatcgcgatactacatcgcgcgattctcgaatcgattcaataaattttttttttttttttttttttaagagctcagaattgttcattcgttagtcttaccgattcaacgtcttatcatcattgcctttttttgtttttgtttttttgtgtgtgaatcgatttttaaacttccattttcaatggaaaaatattcaacaaaacgtctgacttcgggttaggattcacaccttgagcatggaagaatgttatatgaacggaacgttaagccttaatattttattttaatgctgttcaaacatgaaacagattacaacctctataagactgaaatttcagataaataaataatacattttcatataaatcttacactctacaagcttactgattagtattttctaaattttaatgaaaaaaaatcacaacaatcgacttataaattcgtatcgggattaatcggcatcgaatcgaatcgtgacctgtgaatcgtgatacgaatcgaatcgtcaggtactaggcaattcacacccctaatatatatatatatatatatatatatatatatttgtctcTCTAAATGTGGTCTGACTGTGGCTGAATAATTTTGAGGAAATAATTTTAATGTGATACTCCCTGACCCCACCTATCAATAGTGCGATTTAGcatgagattattattttttcaaggtcctctccccaagtctttttttttcccccaacaaatacgagcaataaattaataaatattacaaTAACAACTGtaaattttttgcttttatatgTTAGGCTTACGCTAAAATTAAGACAAATGAACCATGAATGAATATGAAAGACAGTTTTTTCAAATGTCAATTTGAATTCAagtaattgttcagccctaccCGTGATTGACTGCGACCAGTCCAGTGTGTCATCTGCCTTTCACCCAACGTCAGCTCGGATAAACGCCCCCCCGAACACGACaagcggtatagaaaatggctGAATGGAACGGACGTGCGCGTGAATCACCGGAAATGTTTCCTGTTCATTATCGACCGCCCTACAGGTCTCCCCGCTCGCCCTCAATGTGAGTAATCGCGGCCGCGTGTCAGAGCCCCGCGCGGCGTCTGCCGTCGACGTGCAATGGCGGCCAAACAGGGAGGCAAGGATAGGTAACGGCTTGAAAGTCACCTCTTGTGCGTCACCGTTGACGACGCCTGCCCACCTCATCTCGTTCTAACCGGGGAGGGACCGCCCACTGACTTCCCCCTGCTGCACTGAGTCAGTCCCCGGGTGTCGTTAAAGCCCCTCGGTCTTGATCCATTCATAAAGGCCGGCCGCGGCGGC encodes:
- the btbd2b gene encoding BTB/POZ domain-containing protein 2, coding for MAAGENSGRPPCLNFAGPGPLGNSQPSNSVFSMPASNGGAMGSAGGAQGATRRSNPQLGPGGLDGNGVLTSGAPPSAQGSLQAPTASAAATGGMATPASNMAAIAASNATPAAAAAAAPAAAAAAPAAASVLVYREPVYNWQATKSTVKERFAFLFNNEVLSDVHFLVGKGMGVQRIPAHRFVLAVGSAVFDAMFNGGMATTSTEIELPDVEPAAFLALLKFLYSDEVQIGPETVMTTLYTAKKYAVPALEAHCVEFLKKNLRADNAFMLLTQARLFDEPQLASLCLENIDKNTGDALAAEGFTDIDLDTLVAVLERDTLGVREVRLFGAAVRWAEAEAHRQQLQPTPENKRKVLGKALTLIRFPLMTIEEFAAGPAQSSILTDREVVSLFLHFTVNPKPRVDFIDRPRCCLRGKECSITRFGQVESRWGYSGTSDRIRFSVNRRIFVVGFGLYGSIHGPTDYQVNIQIIHTDSNTVLGQNETGFSCDGSANTFRVMFKEPVEILPNVNYTACATLKGPDSHYGTKGMRKITHESSTTGTKTCFTFCYAAGNNNGTSVEDGQIPEVIFYT